In Flavobacterium cerinum, one genomic interval encodes:
- a CDS encoding SufE family protein, producing the protein MTIKAIQEEIVDEFSMFEDWMQRYEYIIELGKSLPLIEEQYRKDENTIKGCQSKVWLHAEEKDGNVVFTADSDAILTKGIIAILIRTFSNQSPQAILEANTDFVDAIGLKEHLSPTRANGLVSMIKQIKMYALAFQSKK; encoded by the coding sequence ATGACAATAAAAGCGATTCAGGAAGAGATTGTAGACGAATTCTCGATGTTTGAAGACTGGATGCAACGATACGAGTACATTATTGAACTTGGAAAAAGTTTGCCACTTATTGAAGAACAGTATAGAAAAGACGAAAATACGATAAAAGGATGTCAGTCTAAAGTATGGTTGCACGCGGAAGAAAAAGACGGAAATGTTGTTTTTACAGCCGATAGTGATGCTATTTTGACAAAAGGAATCATCGCGATTCTGATCCGTACCTTTTCAAATCAATCACCTCAGGCGATCCTGGAAGCGAATACCGATTTTGTTGATGCGATCGGATTAAAAGAACACTTGTCGCCAACACGTGCCAACGGACTGGTGTCGATGATTAAACAAATTAAAATGTATGCTTTGGCTTTTCAGTCAAAAAAATAA